The genome window GCTTCCAGAAACTCTTCTATAATTAACATTTAACGATTATGCAGAAGCCCCGAGGCAAGCCGCTGTCTCCACTTCTGCAGGAGAGGCCTGAGGGCAACAGGACATGAAGCTGCGCTATTTAGAAacccctcatcagcttttctgctccCATGCCCACAAACTTCTCACTTGTTCTGGCAAGACAGAGAGGTGCCATTGTCACTTTGGCAGCAATTACATTGGTAGGAGTGACAGAAAAACACCCAGCTCGCGGGGCCTATCCGAAAACGGCCCCTGATGCTAACATGAGGTGCATGAACCAGCTTCACTGTGTTCAAGTCAAGGGCTTGGCCGCTCTCAGCCAGGTGGAACCAGCGCGTGGACAGGAGTTCGCAGCACCCTCTGGTAAGGCACCGTTCATTGACAGGGTGGGcgagggaaaggcaggagcacACGTTTCCGTCTGCGCCTCAGCCCTGGTAACGCTTTAAAACAAATCCttcactaaaaaagaaaagaaaaccacatgCAGATGCAACCTTACAAATGTAAATGAGTAAAACATTGAGCCGTAAAATCAACATGAGTCAGTGGCTGAAGTAATGAACAAAGTGGTAGAGTTCAAGCAACTGCAGATACATCAACAGGATTCCTCTCTTaccaatttaaaaagtaaatatttactgtAAATCTGTTTAATATACCAACGGGTCGCTTTAAAATGCTACTTTGGGCAGAACCCTTGCCTCCCACCCCGAGCACTGAGAGCTGAGCAGACCCACTACTCGCTCGGCAGAGTTCAAGGCTGAGCAGAGAACTATCCGCGTTAGTCACAGAAATACACGAATGATTGTGGTGGTTAATTAAAATACGCTCTTTCCGGTTAAAATAACAttagcttttatatttttaacagcCCAATTGACAGTTAAATACAGTCTTTATTCAACATCCTAAAAGCTGATGTGTTTTGGAAGTCTCTTAAAGGTGAAACAATTTAAGATCTGGACCCACTTAGGTGCTCACCCTATTACTGGTCAAGTCAATGAGCAACAGCATCCCGCACTTTGTGTAGTAAGGACTTTCactgaaaagatgtattttaagacTGAATTTCTACTAAAGAAAGGCACTATCATAAACACTTAATAAGATCTGGGACTATAAAAGGCTCCTATAAGATGACTTCAGGAAATGACCTGAACAGAGACCAACGTGGTACCAGAGTGTGTGTTTCCTTGCACTTCTTGCTTTCGACAAGCAAAAAATAACCACTTAGAGCAAATCTGAGGGAGTGCCTCAAAAATAATAGTGACAAGGGATTTACCCTGTAAATAAACACAGGACAGGAATATTGTGATATTGAGGAAGAAAACATTCGCCAAATAAACCAAGGTCAATAATTCTGCATTAGTTATAATTACAAGGATAATTACTCTTAATTTTGCAGATATCGCTAAGAATAATCGAAGAACTGTTCACTTCTTTGCAGGGCTTTAACAATTAAAATATACTTCTGCTTTTCTCAAAACAAAGACCGAAGGAGAACAAGCGTGGGCCGGGGAGAGCCCACAGGCATCCCCCCGGGCTGCCCAACAGCcgggctgcagcacagggcaggggacagtgtccccagcagggacagggctgctgaAATCAGTCATTCTCACGGCACCGACTGTTCACAAAGCAGGCAACAGGGTCTGAAACCTCGGTTCCTGCCGATCACCAGGCAGCCATGCGATTtcactggaatttaaaaaaaaaaaaaaaccaccaaccaaaaaaacccacaccaccacCTTAGACGTTACTATAGCcattaaacagcttttaaaatgatTATGAAATATTTGTTTAAGAAAGCCTGCATTTTGAGGCTCTGAGATCTTATTAAATGCTTACAACAGAGCCTTCTTTTATTAGACACTCCAtctttaaatgtgtattttctgtattttcagtggcAGTGCTTACTACACAAAATGCTGGATGCTGTTGCATCCAGGATTAACTTAAACAGGAACACCCACGCGGTTGCTTTATTTCCCCTTCCGAGTTATAAAAAAGTGCTAGAGAACATTCTTTGCTTCTGGTTGCAGGCTCCAAACACGGATTGCAAGGATCCAGGTTCTGAAGTGGTAAAAGACCCTGCGTGAACGACACCACGGTCCAAAGGCACGGCCAGGAAAGATCACAAAAAAGCACCTAGCTCTCATGACTTTGCATCACGGCAGCATGAGGGATTTTGCAAGTCTCGTCCAGAACCATTTTTTGGTGCAAGGATTGGTGTAATCGCAAATTGTAATGAACCGTAAGATACTTGGAAACTCGTTCTTCATGGTTTTGCACTTGACTGGAATCAGCCGTTTGAGACGAGCACCTGGAAGACAGGTCACAGGGGCAGAGGATTACACAGAGCCAGAGTCATCCCACATCCATTtgctccccacagcagcacaCACATCAAGACCCAGGTTTGCTGCTGATTTTGCACCGATTACAAGGGGCTGCGAGGAATCCCTCCGCTAACATGAACTGCTTTGCTGAGGCGTGCGCAGGAGGCAGCTCTCCCTAGCACTGCTACTGCTTGAAGGAGCAGCTCCTCTAAAAAGGAATCTCTCCCCTTATAATTCTCCACAGGGACACCCGCTACCACCTAAACTGTGCTGCCCAGCGCAAGTAATGATGCCGAGACCTGGATGAAGCAAGAAACCAGGATTCCATAATGGTAGCAGATGCTTAAGTAATCTGTGGACCCCCCAGAACTTGCCACCAAACCCTTCTGTGTGTTACGTTACCCCACGCAAACACATAACTCTGATTTTTGTAAGCCTGTACTTAAACGTGTGTTTTTACTGGTAGAGCTCAGGTCATTAGAGatgggcttttcttttcctgttgttctAATGAAAGGCATGATGCCAACTAAAAAAATGGGGAAGACCTAAAAGGACTTTGCTACAAATCTGGATGACGGGGGGCTGATGCAACATGCTGGGGGTGTTCAGTGATTTATGGCATTGTATGAAATTTTTGTGTCAAGGATGACGGAGCTAACTCCTAACTCTGCCACTGGCTTCCAGTTTAACCTCTGGCATGTCCCTTAGAAAACCAAGTCAAATACCTCATCTAGAAAAGAGACTTTTCTGCATCTAGAAAAGACCCGTCATCTAGAAAAGAGGTTTTCCTGCAAGTACAGACACTCCTACTGATATTACATATCCTCCATAGTATTAGGCTGTGCTGTAGGATAACTACTGGTTAGAGAAAAGCAATCTGAACAGGCTGGACAGAAGTAAATCGATGGCTTTTCAATTCAGAACAAAACATGTAACAGATTTTTCCAATCCAAGTCGAACGGTCATTCCGTATTTTGCTTACCTATCCATAATACTCCCGGATCTCTGCAAAAAGCTGCACGTTCATTACCTGCTCCCTGATTCCTAGCGTTTACTCACACCCTGAATTTATTATAAACCTTTTCCCTCTCCCAAGCCTGGCATGCAGCCGCACCGTCTCTGAAGCGGGCAGCGTTAGCCCACTTGACAGCCGGAGCACTGAAGCACGGACAGCTCAGCTTCTCGCTCGCGGCTGCGCAGAAGGTCAGCAGCAGGGTGAGGAACCAAGTCCAGGTCCCTGCCTGCACAACGAAATTACAAAGCCACTGTTACTTTTAATGGCCGCTTCTAATAGCGATAAATCTGTTTGCTCAGTGAAGGGCATTACACCCAGGGCAAGCCCTGTGCCCGGGTGGACTTTCACACACGGGAAACGTAGGTCAGCGGTGAGAACCCAGGTCTGCGACCAAGTTACTGCctctgttatttattttctcctttctcagccATATTTATCTAATATGTGTAAACACATCTGAGACCACCCCTCATTCTGCATTTCTGCAGTGCACTGATCTCAGCTGGAGgtgttactgtaataaaaattatCATGTTGATATGCAATTTTAAATAGGACGTTTGTGCGGTCTTACCTGGGGAAAGACTAAGAGCAAATTTGGTCTGAAAATCACACTCATCACTTTCCAGGTAATCATCTGAAATGACGACCACCATCCTCCGACACCTGAAGATGAAGCAgtcaggggagggggaaaaaaaaaaaaaaagtcaacagagATGCTTCTCATTCCCAGTGGTAGAAGCACGTATTCCTCTAATTGCTCTGGTGCAGAAATGAACCCGCCAGCTCTGTTCCAGCAGCAACTAACTACTGCGGAAGGACTACTGACAGACAGAGAGCTACGTTACACGCAAAAACCTCATTACCAATACACACTCATACAccaaaaaatgaggaaatagaGAAGTCCGGATTATCTGGGCAATCTTTGATCCTCTGTCTATGTATTACAAACAATGCCATCGTAATTATCTGCTTACAGGCTGCCTTTACTGACCGAGCACAACAGGAACTTCTTAATATTAGAATGAACTGGACAGAGCTTTATTGTACTCCAGTTACTGTGAATTCACCCGGTTTCATAATTTTGAGCTTGATTCTGCAATGTGTTGCGTACACTCAGTTGAGGTGCCTGGCTGTAAGCTGTATTTTAGGCTCTTTATGGAAGGGGACGCTGTACAAGGGCCGGGATGGTGAGGCCTTACGAGGGTGTCTGTTAACACCAAGCTCCCTCCCTCGGAAAGGCTGATGTTTAAAACCCAAACATCTGCCCTGGGATTTTTCACAGAGCCTCATTTGGCAGGATTGTGAGAGCAAATTGCCAGGGCCAGTACTTGCCCTCTCCACGCCAGAAGCACTTCCTCTAGGTCAGTCTCTATCTGGGGAGTTGCTTTTATGTCACCCAGCACCTGAGTCCCACAAAGGTTTGAAGGATCCTTGAAGTCAGTGCCAGACCCAACACCAGTGCTGTCCCCTCCAACTCCAAACCCTGTGGTGGAGCTAACTCGGCCTGGAGCTGTGTTCATTTCCACATCACCTCCAAGGATGCCACTGCAGGATATTCCAGCCAAAGGAAAGGCATCAAATGCAAGCAGCATCACTGTAGTGGCATCTTCCTTGTGAACACATTGAAGCAACATGTTTGGGAATGCTCGAGTCTTCCTTCTTGAGCCAAGAGCATAAAACAAATCCCATAAAGACATCCTTCTGGATTTTTACTGCTTCTCTGGCACCACGCTGCAGCCACCACGGTGAAATGAACGTAATGTTCCATTACACTCAGCTGTCCCAAAGAGCCACGGTTCACTTACCTCCTCTCTATAAGCTCTCCGCTGATGGACCACACACATGTCCCGGGCAAGACATCCCGATCAAACACACAGAGCTTCAGCTTGAACTCCGTTTGCTCCAGCTCCCTGATCATCTCCTGGACAAACTGAAGGTCTTTCTGACAGTAGCAGATGAAGGCATCAAACATCTCTGTTCCATTCCCTGAAACCATTAAAAATTTAGCTGTCAGCTTCTGCTACAAATGAACTCCTGTAGTGAACTTTCACTAGCTCCCACAGACTTTCACTCAGAAGTAGGAGCTTTGACAGACAAGCTCTGGCCAAACTTGTGGAGGTAATTTAACATTTTACCTGCCCAGACTCCTGTCCATaacagggctggcaggaggtAACACACGTCTGTGCCTTGACCACTCTGTTTCACAGTCCACCCTGTTCACGTAAACCCACATTTgctggcaggggggagggaagggtcgCCGAGACACAGACATGCAAAATCTGCAGGGGCAGTAACATCCAGCCATGGGGAATCGAGGGGAGACAGTCTGGGAAGAGCCGGAGGGAGTGAAGTATCCCAGACGATTCAACTCAGAGCCCCAACGCTCTGGGAATTACACACCTAAAAGAGCATTGTGACTCTGGCTCCCAGTTCTCTAGTTCGGGTCACAGGGCTTCAAACTTCCCAACCAAAACCTTCCTGCAGGCCCTTCATCCAGAAGTGTCCTGACATCTGCTGTCTACTGAGCTACGAGGTAGGCCTTGAAATTTGGAACCTGCAATTTTTATGGCTGTCAAATTTGGGTACCTGAAGTCATATCCTACGTAAATGGCTCTTTTCCAATGAAGTTAATGGCTGGAAGCTCTTGTTTATTTAGCAGTTATCCAAATATTAAAGTGCTACATTTTAAGAGCAATGTCTCTTGTAATTAAGTGCCTTAATACTGCTGGATAGTTTCCcactgtgttatttttattttttttttcatatcaacGTCAATACCtatattttcaagtttttatgCCAGTCAAAGCCTACCACAGTGAAAAAATAGGTCAAGCTCTAAAAGCTGCTGAGAAAAGTATCAACCCGGCAGGCAGATCCAGCGCAAGACGCATCCAGTCGAGCAGAAGGGTAACTGGCTGCCAGGTCAGTCAAACTGAGAGTACTGCGTTAGGGGCACAGCTAACTTGTGGGTCACATCAGGCAAAGCTGCCGTGTACAAACACCGGCATTTCGGTCGATGGATATTTGGGGAGGGTTAATGATGTCTCCACGCACAGCAAAGGTGGTCACCCAACGTCGGACTAGCCAGGGGAGCAGCTGAAGAGGTGAGCTGACACATCTCCAGCCTCGGCTGCTGCTCCGTCTGCCACAGAACGTTATAGGCTGTCCGCTCCCTCAGCCCACAGCTGCACACTCAGAGAGAACTGtgtttcctctctccccccactTCACACCCAGCCGTACTTCAAACCTGGCTCCCTTTTTATTCAAGGTGGTTAAATCTGCCGAAGAGAGGCCAACGCAGCCAAGGCACTCTGCTTGGACATCCTTCCCCCTTGATTCCAACCCGCTGcgctttcagcagctgctgctccgtGCCAGGCTGTGCTAAGGGACACATTTTTGGGAATTCTCCTCCCACATGTGTCCAGTGGGCTCTATGCCAGCCTGTTTCTGGGTACGGCGTTCCCTGGGGCTGCATTTCCTCTCTGCCCTAAggaacaggaaaaatgaaagtgCCTGCAGACTACCAGCTGAAGCATTCTGGCCCAGGCTACGAAAATTCAGGGCaagtaatgaaaacaaacaggTTTTCTGCTCTTCTCACGGGGATCTGCTACAGCTGAAGGCAATTCCAACATGACGTATCCGGCAGCAATGTAACCACGGGTGCTTACCATACGGATCGTCCCTGGTGGTGATGCCCATCAGTTCTGACGTCTTCGGCACGCTGCTGTCTACTGCTGGCACTTGAAGCGGCTGGtcagcctgctcctgcttcctctgcaagTACTTCCTACAGTCCTCCTCTGCAAAAACACAACCAGGGCGAGAGGCTGCTGTGACGGCGGTTTTACACTGCTGAGTTCTTTAGAAGAGGAATAGCTATTTCATGGATCAGGGAtatcagagggaaaaaacccctgtCTCATTTTTGGTACCTGTTTATGGACCTGATGTCCTGGAATTTCCCTTACTCCTTTTTGAAGCTCTTGATgctgcctccaccacctcccctaGCAATTAATTCCTGAAGCTCATTCTTGCTGGGTAAAGAAGtactttcttttatttgttttaaaccatTCTGCTCCTATTATCCTTAGTTCCCAGTACTCCTAAACACCATGTTCCATGTGTGTAACAGGTCTCAACTCTACTGTCTGCTCTCATTGTTATGCATTTTGGAGTATTTAAAATCATCAAATAATTAGAAGTCTTAGTATTGTCTTTTACTAAGAAACGTAGACACACACAAGCCGATTCACATCACCAGCCTTCGTCAGACAGACCTGTGGGTGATGATGAGTACATCCACTCCCCACATACAGGAGGAGCATGTAAAATTCTATCTATAAATTATATCTATAAAGCTCCCAAAACAGGCTTTATATCATCAACAACTAGCGGAGATCGGGCAGTTATCCCCTCTAGGATAACTGAAGGGCAAGCAGGCCTGTCACGTTTGCTGCTGTGAACTTCCCGAACAGG of Rissa tridactyla isolate bRisTri1 chromosome 2, bRisTri1.patW.cur.20221130, whole genome shotgun sequence contains these proteins:
- the MYD88 gene encoding myeloid differentiation primary response protein MyD88 is translated as MDTAPAGPAPGPGPSPLLDLHAVPMVALNYGVRRRLGLYLNPRAAAAADWTALAEELGCEYLEIRRLEAQPDPTAALLEEWQCRCPGGATVGRLLDLLRRLGRHDVLLDLADSVEEDCRKYLQRKQEQADQPLQVPAVDSSVPKTSELMGITTRDDPYGNGTEMFDAFICYCQKDLQFVQEMIRELEQTEFKLKLCVFDRDVLPGTCVWSISGELIERRCRRMVVVISDDYLESDECDFQTKFALSLSPGARLKRLIPVKCKTMKNEFPSILRFITICDYTNPCTKKWFWTRLAKSLMLP